A portion of the Algimonas porphyrae genome contains these proteins:
- a CDS encoding DUF4282 domain-containing protein, giving the protein MKNLVNFFFSFDKLFKEKLVIPFFWLALIVWALSYSATALDSIELDPLAALIEFVGFFAELLLVLVSIRIISEIFVAIFRINDNLSPDGGKSELADIDPIAETRRAAEMAASRTREVTKSATEKTRSTLDDVKHSVEDTAENLTSRARSLTGTAKPQPKVIDRDESALGVGSTPKPEDEPTPVKALEPSAIDKATVQKRGRGRPKGSKNKATPASVATTAAKRGPGRPKGSKNKSTTKTAATPKAAATAKTATATKASSAPAKRGRGRPKGSKNKPKPVGASMASAPKRGPGRPKGSKNKASASGSKPGPKKGQPIPRDADGNLLKKDGTPRKKPGPKSKD; this is encoded by the coding sequence ATGAAAAACCTCGTCAATTTCTTTTTCTCCTTCGACAAATTGTTTAAGGAGAAACTGGTTATCCCCTTCTTCTGGCTGGCATTGATCGTCTGGGCGCTGAGCTATTCGGCAACGGCGCTGGATTCAATCGAGCTCGATCCGCTTGCGGCGCTGATCGAATTTGTCGGATTCTTTGCGGAACTCTTGCTGGTCCTGGTATCGATCCGGATTATTTCCGAGATCTTCGTCGCAATCTTCCGGATCAATGATAATCTCTCCCCCGATGGCGGGAAAAGTGAGCTCGCGGATATAGACCCGATTGCCGAAACCCGCCGCGCCGCGGAAATGGCGGCGTCCCGGACCCGCGAAGTCACCAAGAGTGCGACAGAAAAAACCCGCTCGACGCTCGACGATGTCAAACATTCCGTCGAGGACACGGCTGAAAATCTGACAAGCCGGGCCCGCTCTCTCACTGGAACGGCCAAGCCACAGCCCAAGGTGATTGATCGTGACGAGTCGGCGCTCGGTGTCGGGTCGACGCCGAAACCGGAAGATGAACCCACACCGGTCAAGGCGCTGGAACCGTCCGCGATCGACAAGGCGACCGTCCAGAAGCGGGGTCGCGGGCGCCCGAAAGGCTCCAAGAATAAGGCCACGCCTGCCAGTGTCGCAACCACCGCCGCCAAGCGTGGCCCCGGTCGCCCGAAAGGTTCCAAGAACAAGTCGACCACGAAGACCGCTGCGACGCCCAAGGCGGCCGCAACAGCCAAGACAGCGACTGCGACAAAAGCATCGTCTGCGCCTGCAAAACGGGGTCGCGGTCGGCCCAAGGGCTCCAAGAATAAGCCGAAACCGGTCGGAGCGAGTATGGCGTCAGCGCCAAAGCGTGGTCCGGGTCGTCCGAAAGGATCCAAGAATAAGGCCAGCGCCAGCGGGTCCAAGCCCGGCCCGAAAAAAGGACAACCTATCCCGCGCGATGCCGATGGCAATCTGCTGAAAAAGGATGGTACGCCTCGCAAGAAGCCAGGACCGAAGTCGAAAGACTAA
- a CDS encoding M23 family metallopeptidase: protein MKNTLKSALAVRMQAFGQYSSTRVPAGNGIKALCVFGAVALVGLMALPTTDDGVDAVTIAEATALPVPTLDLARFDMALAEEFAAPELAVREVTLKPGDNLGPLLQREGMSGPDAHRFVQAFSEQFSPRRLRAGQSFNLHLSGDTITDVTFRPSAEQTVFVSRQGADWTSRAVNAEFRYEMMAVKASIANSLYVDATRLGAPDKVVAQFASIYEYSVDFQRDIQPGDEFELFFEVARDHKGDVVKAGDLLFTSFSPRGRTMDYWLFEDDNGFENYYDALGKTAKRKLRATPINGARLSSSFGSRKHPILGYRKMHSGVDFAAPRGTPILAAGSGVVERANRYGSFGNYIRIRHTDGYKTAYAHLQGFARGVKAGARVRQDQVIGYVGTTGRSTGPHLHYEVIHNGKKINPRKLSQLSGKPLSSDRMPEFESRRSEIEAMRASTFTVQPVTVPPVSLRVAQATETDMPVLAGQ, encoded by the coding sequence ATGAAGAATACCCTTAAATCCGCGCTTGCCGTTCGCATGCAGGCTTTCGGTCAATATAGTTCGACGCGCGTGCCAGCCGGTAATGGCATCAAGGCGCTTTGCGTTTTCGGCGCTGTCGCGCTGGTCGGCCTGATGGCGCTGCCGACGACCGATGACGGGGTTGACGCGGTCACGATCGCCGAGGCCACCGCTCTTCCGGTGCCGACTCTCGATTTGGCCCGCTTCGACATGGCTCTCGCCGAAGAATTCGCCGCCCCCGAACTGGCGGTGCGTGAAGTCACGCTCAAGCCCGGAGATAATCTCGGGCCGCTTCTGCAACGCGAAGGGATGAGCGGGCCGGATGCGCACCGTTTTGTTCAGGCATTTTCCGAACAGTTCTCGCCGCGCCGTCTGCGCGCCGGTCAGAGCTTTAACCTGCATCTCTCAGGCGATACGATTACAGACGTCACCTTCCGTCCGTCCGCGGAACAGACAGTGTTCGTTTCGCGCCAAGGTGCGGACTGGACATCACGCGCAGTCAATGCGGAGTTCCGCTACGAAATGATGGCAGTGAAAGCGTCGATCGCAAACTCTCTCTATGTCGATGCAACGCGCCTGGGCGCGCCTGACAAGGTCGTGGCGCAATTTGCGAGTATTTACGAATATTCCGTCGACTTTCAGCGAGACATTCAGCCGGGGGATGAATTCGAGCTCTTCTTCGAGGTCGCGCGCGACCATAAGGGCGATGTCGTGAAAGCGGGCGACCTGCTCTTTACCTCTTTCTCGCCGCGCGGCAGGACGATGGATTACTGGCTGTTCGAAGACGATAACGGTTTTGAGAACTATTATGATGCGTTGGGCAAGACGGCCAAACGCAAGCTTCGCGCGACACCGATCAATGGCGCGCGCCTGTCATCGTCTTTCGGGAGCCGTAAACACCCAATTCTCGGTTATCGCAAAATGCATTCCGGAGTCGATTTCGCCGCACCACGTGGCACGCCGATCCTGGCGGCGGGGTCCGGCGTCGTCGAACGCGCCAACCGCTATGGCAGCTTCGGCAACTATATTCGTATCCGTCACACCGATGGATATAAAACGGCCTATGCGCACCTTCAGGGATTTGCGCGCGGCGTGAAGGCGGGCGCGCGCGTACGTCAGGACCAGGTCATCGGCTATGTCGGCACAACCGGTCGCAGCACCGGACCGCACCTGCATTATGAAGTCATTCACAACGGCAAGAAAATCAATCCGCGCAAACTCAGCCAGCTGTCGGGTAAACCGCTGTCGAGCGACCGTATGCCCGAGTTCGAATCCCGGCGTAGTGAGATCGAAGCCATGCGGGCCAGCACCTTCACGGTCCAGCCTGTCACCGTCCCGCCTGTATCGCTAAGAGTCGCACAGGCCACCGAGACGGATATGCCGGTGCTGGCCGGGCAATAG